The following are from one region of the Alkalinema sp. FACHB-956 genome:
- a CDS encoding hybrid sensor histidine kinase/response regulator: MLNESRILVVDDTPANLEIASEVLNNAGYTVATVLDSNRAFKRLQTYLPDLILLDVQMPGLNGFEMCQQLKANPATAAIPIIFMTALADTDSKVYGLSLGAVDYITKPFQAAELLARVNTHLQLHQLTKHLEERVQERTAELEAALHQLAHSQLNLIQHEKMASLGGLVAGVAHEVNNPVGFLRGSIDNGKHYINELLTHLSLYQKHYPNPVSEIQGHAENIDLEFVSEDLPKLLDSMERATDRIASISTSLRTFSRADTEYKVRANLHDGIDSTLLILKYRLQATEYRPAIQVTQNYGEIPEIECFPGQLNQVFMNILANAIDMFDEMADKATFNDFKINPQEITIQTTMQEPSTIEIRIQDNGKGMDEEIQSRIFDHLFTTKGVGKGTGLGLAIARQIIEEKHGGHLSLESTLGKGSTFIIQL, translated from the coding sequence ATGCTGAATGAATCTAGAATTTTGGTCGTCGATGATACCCCTGCCAATTTAGAAATTGCCAGCGAAGTTCTCAACAATGCAGGTTATACCGTTGCCACAGTGTTAGATAGCAATCGTGCTTTTAAACGCCTACAAACCTACCTTCCCGATTTGATTCTGCTCGATGTCCAAATGCCAGGGCTCAATGGCTTTGAAATGTGCCAGCAGTTGAAAGCCAATCCCGCAACAGCGGCGATTCCCATTATTTTCATGACGGCGCTGGCTGACACCGACAGCAAAGTCTACGGTCTCTCGCTCGGAGCCGTAGACTATATCACCAAACCCTTTCAAGCCGCAGAACTTTTGGCACGGGTCAACACCCATTTACAATTACATCAATTAACCAAACATCTGGAAGAACGGGTGCAAGAACGCACAGCAGAATTGGAAGCTGCTTTGCATCAACTCGCCCATTCTCAACTAAACCTCATCCAGCATGAAAAGATGGCTTCCTTGGGTGGGTTAGTTGCTGGGGTGGCTCACGAAGTCAATAACCCCGTCGGATTCCTCAGAGGCAGCATCGATAATGGCAAGCATTATATCAATGAGTTACTGACCCATCTATCGCTGTATCAAAAACATTACCCCAATCCAGTTAGTGAGATTCAAGGTCATGCAGAAAACATCGATCTTGAATTTGTGAGCGAGGACTTACCCAAGTTACTTGATTCTATGGAGAGGGCCACCGATCGCATCGCATCCATCAGCACAAGTCTGCGCACCTTCTCCCGGGCCGATACAGAATACAAAGTCCGTGCAAACCTCCATGACGGAATTGACAGCACGTTGCTGATTCTCAAATATCGCCTTCAAGCAACCGAATACCGCCCCGCAATTCAAGTCACGCAAAACTATGGTGAAATTCCTGAGATCGAATGCTTTCCAGGTCAACTCAATCAAGTATTCATGAACATTCTTGCGAACGCGATCGATATGTTTGATGAAATGGCTGATAAAGCGACCTTTAACGATTTCAAAATCAATCCTCAGGAGATTACAATTCAAACCACTATGCAAGAGCCTAGTACGATCGAAATTCGGATTCAGGATAACGGCAAAGGCATGGACGAAGAGATTCAATCACGGATTTTCGACCACTTATTTACAACTAAAGGCGTGGGCAAAGGAACCGGGTTAGGCTTAGCGATCGCCCGTCAAATTATCGAAGAAAAACATGGTGGGCATTTGAGCCTAGAATCCACGCTTGGAAAAGGCTCTACTTTCATTATTCAGTTATAG
- a CDS encoding ATP-binding protein, with protein MEKTGIDQGFLRSRHKVTVYHEFLDAKRYPSLHYQKRFLDYLRTKYQDTRFQALMVTDDPGMELILKTHDEYFQNLPVVFLGVNKVQERLLHIPWLTGVFETHSVFETIVEAKRQTGSDHLIVIADSTETGKARVKELQALKGMPGAPQNLVVESDIVDGQVLSRLDKYPDNWPIYTSGQLRVGKPDGPLLSFEKVAELLSNQIPNPIYTDTRMYVEHGAVGGKVLDGVYHGSLGVQLVEQILEGKPVQDIAPITKSENQWMFDARQLKRAGLDLNNLPPGSLLLHREPSFYEQYRELVWFVTTIFVFGGLTIVILGNAIRKQKKAESQLRENERELEQRVIDRTAELAEAKVLADEANKAKSEFLANMSHELRTPLNGILGYAQILGQGKTLSEKDHHGINIIYECGSHLLTLINDILDLSKIEARKLELMPKAFHFGSFLQNVVEICRIRSDQKGIEFINQFDSNLPIGITTDEKRLRQVLINLLSNAIKFTDRGSVTLGVELLPCTQPGMARIQFKVTDTGVGIAPEDLDKLFQAFEQVGDRKRQAEGTGLGLTISQQIVQLMGGTIQVKSQPGVGSDFFFEVELAIAPDWVEQATITGQQRIIGYAGQRRHILVVDDRWENRAVLVNLLEPLGFTITEAEHGQEGLEKLRQQRPDLVITDLAMPVMDGFEFLQQIRQNQDFQRLKVLVSSASVAQQDQRMALNAGGNDFLPKPVDASELFKLIALYTDLEWQCEALSPDASSSSAVVTDLIPPPTEVLMQLLELAQQDNLKGLRQQLDAIVQTDAQYASFATPLIQLAKQFQGEEIEQVLQTYLIEATGNAE; from the coding sequence ATGGAAAAGACAGGGATTGATCAAGGATTTCTCAGGAGCCGTCACAAAGTCACGGTTTACCATGAATTTCTAGATGCCAAACGCTACCCAAGCCTACACTATCAGAAACGGTTCCTAGATTATTTACGCACGAAATACCAAGACACTCGCTTTCAGGCCCTGATGGTAACCGATGATCCGGGGATGGAGTTAATTCTCAAAACGCATGATGAATACTTCCAAAATCTCCCGGTGGTTTTTCTAGGCGTAAACAAGGTTCAAGAAAGACTTCTGCACATCCCCTGGTTGACGGGCGTTTTTGAAACGCATAGCGTTTTTGAAACGATCGTAGAAGCCAAACGCCAAACTGGTTCTGACCACTTGATTGTCATCGCTGACTCTACCGAAACTGGCAAGGCTCGAGTCAAAGAGTTACAAGCTTTAAAGGGAATGCCAGGGGCTCCTCAAAACCTGGTAGTAGAAAGCGACATTGTGGATGGGCAAGTATTAAGCCGATTGGACAAATATCCAGATAATTGGCCCATTTACACATCTGGACAACTGCGAGTAGGCAAACCGGATGGGCCCTTGCTGAGCTTTGAGAAGGTCGCTGAGCTATTGAGCAATCAAATCCCTAATCCCATTTACACCGATACGAGAATGTATGTGGAGCATGGTGCAGTTGGCGGCAAAGTATTAGATGGTGTTTATCACGGCAGTCTTGGCGTTCAATTGGTGGAGCAGATTCTAGAGGGTAAACCCGTTCAGGACATTGCACCGATTACCAAGTCTGAGAATCAATGGATGTTTGATGCTCGCCAGTTGAAGCGAGCCGGTCTTGATCTCAATAATCTTCCACCGGGAAGTCTGCTTTTGCACCGAGAGCCCTCGTTTTACGAGCAATATCGTGAGCTAGTGTGGTTCGTGACAACCATCTTTGTTTTTGGGGGTCTCACCATTGTCATTTTAGGCAATGCAATCCGAAAACAGAAAAAAGCGGAGTCCCAACTGCGGGAAAATGAACGAGAACTTGAGCAACGGGTTATCGATCGTACCGCTGAGCTGGCCGAGGCTAAAGTCTTAGCGGATGAAGCAAACAAAGCAAAAAGCGAATTTTTGGCCAATATGAGCCATGAACTGAGAACACCCCTCAACGGGATTCTCGGCTATGCCCAGATCTTAGGGCAAGGAAAAACCCTCTCCGAGAAAGATCACCATGGCATTAATATCATTTATGAATGTGGCTCCCATCTACTCACCTTAATCAACGACATTTTAGATTTATCTAAAATTGAGGCCCGTAAACTTGAGCTCATGCCCAAAGCCTTCCACTTTGGCTCCTTTCTGCAAAATGTAGTCGAAATCTGCCGCATTCGGTCTGACCAAAAAGGCATTGAATTTATTAATCAATTTGATTCCAACTTACCGATCGGGATCACCACGGATGAAAAGCGCCTGCGGCAAGTATTAATCAACCTACTGAGCAATGCGATCAAGTTTACCGATCGCGGTTCTGTGACCCTCGGTGTGGAATTATTACCTTGCACTCAACCGGGGATGGCTCGTATCCAGTTTAAAGTGACCGATACGGGGGTTGGAATTGCGCCTGAAGACCTCGACAAACTTTTCCAGGCATTTGAACAGGTCGGAGATCGCAAACGCCAAGCCGAAGGCACAGGCTTGGGGCTCACCATTAGCCAACAGATTGTCCAACTGATGGGCGGAACGATCCAAGTCAAGAGCCAGCCTGGAGTCGGTAGCGACTTTTTCTTTGAGGTGGAATTGGCGATCGCCCCGGATTGGGTTGAGCAAGCAACCATCACAGGTCAACAACGCATCATCGGGTACGCTGGACAGCGCCGACATATCCTGGTGGTAGACGATCGCTGGGAGAACCGCGCCGTCTTGGTCAATCTACTGGAACCACTGGGCTTCACAATCACCGAAGCTGAGCATGGACAGGAAGGCCTGGAAAAACTGCGCCAGCAACGGCCCGACCTAGTGATTACAGATCTGGCGATGCCTGTGATGGATGGGTTTGAGTTTCTCCAACAAATTCGGCAGAATCAAGATTTTCAGCGGTTAAAAGTTCTGGTTTCCTCTGCATCCGTTGCCCAGCAAGATCAACGGATGGCCTTAAATGCCGGTGGGAATGACTTTCTCCCCAAACCAGTAGATGCTAGCGAGTTATTCAAGCTGATCGCCCTGTATACAGACCTGGAGTGGCAATGTGAAGCCCTTTCTCCTGATGCCTCCTCGTCCTCAGCCGTAGTGACCGACCTGATTCCCCCACCCACTGAAGTGCTAATGCAACTGCTGGAACTCGCTCAACAAGATAATTTGAAAGGATTGCGACAGCAATTAGACGCGATCGTACAGACTGACGCCCAATATGCCAGCTTTGCCACTCCGCTCATACAATTAGCCAAGCAATTCCAAGGCGAAGAGATCGAACAAGTGCTGCAAACTTACCTGATAGAGGCAACAGGCAATGCTGAATGA
- a CDS encoding ATP-binding sensor histidine kinase, with translation MTSSASSLSSVSVQLPHYDLVETLYNGSHTTVYRALKKKSAQPVVISEQPVVIKVLNQEYPSFNELVQFRNQYTIAKNLNLPGIVQPLSLEPLGNGYALIMEDWGGISLSQYLQHQSLQWEEVLAIALQLATILHDLHLHRVIHKDIKPANILMHPESKQVKLIDFSIASLLPKETQEIQNPNILEGTLAYLAPEQTGRMNRGIDYRADFYALGVTLYQLLSGQLPFASDDPMELVHCHIAKLAVSVDQVNPAVPGMVAAIVAKLMAKNAEDRYQSALGLQHDLQQCLTQWQATGAIAEFKLGQQDLSDRFLIPEKLYGREAEVQTLLNAFERVAQGASELMLVAGFSGIGKTAVVNEVHKPITRQQGYFIKGKFDQFNRNIPLSAFVQALRDLMGQLLSESQAQLAEWKVQILEAVGENGQVLIEVIPELEQIIGAQPAIAKLSGTAAQNRFNLLFQKFIQVFTTTHHPLVIFIDDLQWADLASLQLMKLLMQDHGYLLMLGAYRDNEVSPAHPLMLTLEELKTVGTIVNTITLAPLALEQTNRLIADTLQCDRTVAQPLTQLVDRKTQGNPFFTTQFLKALHEDGCITFNLDQGYWQCDMAQVNALALTDDVVEFMALQLQKLPEETQSVLKLAACVGNQFDLATLAIVAEQAPTEAATALWKALQEGLIIPTTQVYKFFQVEARTLSDVQNSINPVYRFLHDRIQQAAYSLIPAEQKAVTHWQIGQLLWQDLLQHPQAQPSGDKIFDIVNHLNLGKQTISLPAQQHQLAQLNLQAGEKAKLSTAYQAAQTYCQIGIELLPTNAWETDYALVYALHRHGAEAAYLSSDFDRAEALYQVALAQAQNPLDQAVIYRVQMTQYQLQGRNAEAIAIQRQSLELLGWSIPQEPESIQHCLDAEIASVEQFLQQQTIESILELPKMVDAVIAEQLRILQILFYAAWLAGQPTLALLALAKMTTLSLQYGNSDMSPFGYVGYGLIANALLKNATQAYQFGNMAVQLCEQFDNADVRGMTNFLFAADVHSWKRPLREADRYYEDAYKYGMEAGNWLTVGFMMMQSGSDRLTYGKNLEDLYAIAQAHAAFLHQIKSLENLDALTVGVLQPIRQLLGLTQTPFTFDDTHFREAEYLQKYCNTPYHLAWFYSVKIRHAYLFDQPDTYSGLIPHLSIIEATIPSHAKVPSSVFYVVLMHLVLLEQPPDETQQQGHWQSILPLEERLNHWQQDCPENIRHKCLLIQAEKARIHGYKAEAIDLYDHAIVSAKENGYLQEEALANELAAKFYLGWGKEKVAAGYLQEAYYGYARWGASAKVADLEKRYPQLLQPILQTNQQPLTVLETLASIAAPAYSLHSTSSKSSTRSNINHTFDFVTLLQVSQTLASTIELNELMQTLTQKMIENSGADQCTLILCEDNQWQVRVMANLEQVILQSVPLEDNPSVPVKLIQYVKHSLTTVAIDDLKTDLPVIGDYLHHHQPKSVLCLPILNQGNLRAIVYLENRSTSGVFTNDRILILNVLCTQAAISLENAQLYQKAQRYAQQLEQSQLQIVQSEKMASLGNLVAGVAHEINNPIGFLNGSINNAQDYVQDLLDYIALYQQHHPQAASPVQEKADDIDLEFLTEDLPKLLNSMQGASDRIKGISTSLRTFSRADTEHKVRANLHEGLDSTLLILKYRLKANEFRPAIEVIQDYGNLPEINCFPGQLNQVFMNILANAIDMFDEMAQTQSFNALQANPQKITIRTTTDSNQIQIQISDNGKGMTETVKSRIFDHLFTTKGVGKGTGLGLAIARQIVEKKHGGKIFCTSTLGLGTTFMVKIPQS, from the coding sequence ATGACTTCCTCTGCCAGTTCCCTGTCTTCAGTGTCGGTACAGCTTCCTCACTATGACTTGGTTGAGACTCTCTATAACGGATCTCACACCACCGTTTACCGTGCCCTAAAGAAGAAGTCAGCGCAACCTGTAGTGATTTCAGAGCAACCTGTAGTGATTAAGGTGCTCAATCAAGAGTACCCCAGCTTCAACGAATTGGTACAGTTCCGCAACCAATATACCATTGCCAAGAATCTCAACCTGCCTGGGATTGTGCAACCTTTGAGTCTGGAACCGCTGGGTAATGGCTATGCCCTCATCATGGAAGACTGGGGAGGCATTTCCTTAAGCCAATATCTTCAGCACCAGTCTCTCCAGTGGGAAGAGGTGTTGGCGATCGCCCTGCAACTGGCTACGATCCTCCACGATCTACACCTGCACCGCGTCATCCACAAAGACATTAAACCCGCCAATATCCTGATGCATCCTGAGTCGAAACAGGTCAAACTGATCGACTTCAGCATTGCCTCCCTGCTCCCTAAGGAAACCCAAGAGATCCAGAACCCCAATATCTTAGAAGGCACCCTGGCCTATCTAGCCCCCGAGCAGACCGGACGAATGAATCGCGGTATTGATTATCGCGCTGACTTCTATGCCCTGGGTGTAACGCTGTACCAACTGTTGAGCGGTCAGTTACCATTTGCCTCAGACGATCCCATGGAACTGGTGCATTGTCACATCGCAAAATTAGCGGTATCCGTCGATCAGGTCAATCCAGCGGTGCCGGGAATGGTCGCTGCGATCGTCGCCAAACTCATGGCGAAAAATGCGGAAGATCGCTATCAAAGCGCACTCGGACTCCAGCATGACCTGCAACAGTGTTTGACCCAGTGGCAAGCAACGGGGGCGATCGCTGAGTTTAAATTAGGCCAGCAAGACTTGAGCGATCGCTTCCTCATCCCCGAAAAACTCTACGGACGAGAAGCCGAAGTCCAGACGCTGCTGAATGCCTTTGAGCGAGTGGCGCAGGGTGCGTCGGAACTGATGCTAGTGGCTGGTTTTTCTGGAATTGGGAAAACCGCAGTGGTCAACGAAGTGCATAAACCCATTACGCGGCAACAGGGTTATTTTATTAAAGGGAAGTTTGACCAGTTCAATCGCAACATTCCCCTCTCGGCATTTGTCCAGGCATTGCGCGATTTAATGGGGCAACTGCTTTCCGAGTCCCAGGCCCAATTAGCCGAATGGAAAGTACAGATCTTAGAAGCAGTAGGCGAAAATGGGCAAGTCTTGATTGAAGTGATTCCCGAACTAGAGCAGATTATCGGGGCACAGCCAGCGATCGCAAAACTTTCTGGTACCGCAGCCCAGAACCGTTTTAACTTACTGTTCCAGAAGTTTATTCAGGTTTTTACCACAACCCATCATCCCTTGGTCATTTTTATCGATGACTTACAATGGGCCGATTTAGCATCACTCCAGTTGATGAAGTTGCTGATGCAGGACCATGGCTATTTGCTGATGTTGGGAGCTTACCGAGATAACGAAGTCTCCCCGGCCCATCCGTTGATGCTGACACTCGAGGAACTCAAAACAGTCGGTACGATCGTCAACACCATTACCCTGGCCCCACTAGCCCTAGAGCAGACCAATCGGCTGATTGCTGATACCTTGCAGTGCGATCGCACAGTGGCACAACCCCTGACTCAACTCGTAGATCGTAAAACGCAAGGCAATCCCTTTTTCACAACCCAGTTTCTCAAAGCACTGCATGAGGATGGATGCATTACCTTCAATCTCGATCAGGGCTATTGGCAATGTGACATGGCTCAAGTCAATGCCCTCGCCCTCACAGATGATGTGGTTGAGTTTATGGCCTTGCAATTGCAGAAGTTACCAGAGGAGACCCAGTCTGTCTTAAAGCTAGCCGCTTGTGTCGGGAATCAGTTTGATTTAGCAACCCTAGCGATCGTGGCCGAGCAGGCCCCAACGGAGGCGGCAACGGCTCTATGGAAGGCATTGCAAGAGGGATTGATTATACCCACTACTCAGGTTTACAAGTTCTTTCAGGTAGAAGCGCGCACGCTATCTGATGTTCAGAACAGTATCAATCCTGTGTATCGATTCCTGCACGATCGCATCCAACAAGCCGCTTACTCCTTGATTCCAGCCGAACAAAAAGCGGTCACCCATTGGCAAATTGGCCAATTGTTATGGCAAGACCTATTACAACACCCCCAAGCGCAACCATCGGGAGACAAAATTTTTGACATTGTTAACCATCTCAATTTAGGCAAGCAAACGATCTCACTGCCTGCTCAACAGCATCAATTAGCACAGTTGAATCTTCAAGCCGGAGAAAAGGCAAAACTCTCAACGGCCTATCAGGCTGCACAGACCTATTGTCAAATTGGGATTGAACTGTTGCCAACGAATGCCTGGGAAACTGACTACGCCTTGGTCTATGCGCTGCATCGTCACGGTGCAGAAGCCGCTTACTTGAGTAGTGATTTCGATCGCGCCGAGGCCCTCTATCAAGTTGCCCTAGCGCAGGCGCAAAATCCGCTAGATCAGGCCGTGATTTATCGAGTGCAGATGACCCAATATCAGCTTCAGGGTCGTAATGCGGAAGCGATCGCCATTCAACGCCAAAGTCTTGAGTTGTTGGGCTGGTCTATTCCCCAGGAACCCGAGAGCATTCAGCACTGCCTGGATGCTGAAATTGCCTCGGTCGAGCAATTTTTGCAGCAACAGACCATTGAATCGATCCTGGAATTACCCAAAATGGTCGATGCCGTGATTGCCGAGCAGTTGCGAATTTTACAAATTCTGTTCTATGCCGCATGGCTGGCTGGACAACCCACCTTAGCTTTGCTCGCTTTGGCTAAAATGACAACCCTGTCCTTGCAGTATGGCAACAGCGATATGTCACCCTTTGGCTATGTGGGTTACGGGCTCATTGCCAATGCTTTGCTTAAAAATGCCACCCAAGCCTATCAATTTGGCAACATGGCTGTGCAACTGTGTGAACAATTTGACAATGCTGATGTGCGCGGCATGACCAATTTCCTATTTGCAGCCGATGTGCATAGTTGGAAGCGTCCCTTACGGGAAGCCGATCGCTATTATGAGGATGCCTACAAGTATGGGATGGAGGCTGGTAACTGGCTAACGGTGGGCTTCATGATGATGCAGAGTGGCTCCGATCGCCTGACCTACGGCAAAAATCTGGAAGACCTGTATGCGATCGCTCAAGCCCACGCAGCCTTCCTGCATCAAATCAAGAGTTTAGAAAACTTAGATGCCTTAACGGTGGGGGTGTTACAGCCCATTCGGCAGCTCCTGGGTTTAACCCAAACGCCATTCACATTTGATGACACCCACTTCAGGGAAGCGGAGTATTTACAGAAATACTGTAATACACCGTACCATTTGGCCTGGTTTTATTCAGTCAAAATCCGCCATGCCTATTTATTTGATCAACCGGACACTTACTCCGGGTTAATTCCCCACCTCAGTATTATTGAGGCGACGATTCCCAGCCATGCCAAAGTCCCTTCCAGTGTCTTTTATGTAGTGCTGATGCATTTGGTGCTACTTGAGCAGCCCCCTGACGAGACTCAACAACAGGGCCATTGGCAATCAATTCTGCCGTTAGAAGAACGCCTAAACCACTGGCAACAAGATTGTCCTGAAAATATTCGCCACAAATGCCTCTTAATTCAGGCCGAGAAAGCCCGGATTCATGGGTACAAAGCGGAGGCAATCGACCTCTACGATCACGCGATCGTCAGCGCTAAGGAAAACGGTTATCTCCAGGAAGAAGCCTTGGCCAATGAGCTGGCCGCCAAGTTCTATCTCGGTTGGGGCAAGGAAAAAGTCGCCGCAGGTTACCTGCAAGAAGCCTACTATGGCTATGCCCGTTGGGGAGCCAGCGCCAAAGTTGCTGACTTAGAGAAACGCTATCCCCAATTGCTGCAACCCATCCTGCAAACTAATCAGCAACCGCTCACCGTTTTAGAAACCCTAGCGAGTATCGCAGCCCCTGCCTACTCACTCCATTCCACCTCCAGCAAAAGTTCCACCCGCAGCAACATTAATCACACCTTCGATTTTGTTACTCTGCTACAAGTCTCTCAGACCTTAGCTAGCACGATCGAACTCAATGAACTGATGCAAACCCTGACCCAGAAAATGATCGAAAACTCTGGGGCCGATCAATGCACCTTGATACTCTGCGAAGACAACCAATGGCAAGTGCGGGTGATGGCAAACCTAGAACAGGTGATACTGCAATCTGTACCCCTAGAGGATAATCCCAGCGTCCCCGTCAAGTTGATTCAGTATGTGAAGCATAGCCTGACAACGGTTGCGATCGACGACCTCAAGACCGACTTGCCTGTAATTGGCGATTACCTGCATCACCATCAACCCAAGAGTGTCTTGTGTTTACCCATTCTCAACCAGGGCAATTTACGCGCCATTGTGTATCTGGAAAATCGCTCTACCAGTGGCGTGTTTACCAACGATCGCATCCTCATTCTCAACGTCCTCTGCACCCAAGCCGCCATCTCCCTCGAAAATGCCCAACTCTACCAAAAAGCCCAACGCTATGCCCAACAATTGGAACAATCCCAACTGCAAATTGTCCAAAGCGAAAAAATGGCATCCCTGGGCAATTTAGTCGCTGGGGTCGCCCACGAAATCAACAATCCGATCGGGTTCCTCAATGGCAGCATCAACAATGCCCAAGACTACGTCCAAGATCTTCTCGACTACATTGCCCTCTATCAGCAACACCATCCCCAAGCAGCCTCCCCTGTCCAAGAGAAAGCAGACGACATTGATTTAGAATTTCTCACGGAAGATTTACCCAAGTTACTCAACTCAATGCAGGGTGCCAGCGATCGCATTAAAGGCATCAGTACCAGCCTACGCACATTTTCCCGCGCAGATACAGAACACAAAGTCAGAGCCAATCTTCACGAAGGTTTGGATAGTACATTGTTAATTCTCAAGTATCGTCTCAAAGCTAACGAGTTTCGTCCTGCGATCGAGGTCATTCAAGATTATGGTAATTTACCTGAAATCAACTGTTTTCCAGGACAGTTAAACCAGGTTTTTATGAACATCCTGGCCAATGCGATCGATATGTTTGACGAAATGGCCCAAACCCAGTCATTTAATGCATTACAAGCCAATCCTCAGAAGATTACGATTCGTACAACTACTGATTCAAACCAGATTCAGATTCAGATTAGTGATAATGGCAAAGGAATGACGGAAACAGTGAAGTCGCGTATCTTCGACCATTTGTTTACAACCAAAGGGGTGGGCAAAGGCACGGGGTTAGGACTCGCGATCGCCCGTCAAATTGTGGAGAAAAAACATGGCGGGAAAATATTCTGTACTTCTACCCTTGGACTAGGTACCACATTTATGGTTAAAATTCCTCAGTCGTGA